The genomic window GAGGCACCCATGGTCCGCCGCCGCACCGCCGTCTCGATCGCCGCAGCCGCCCTGCTGCTGGCGTCCCCCGCTCTCACCGCGTGCGGGTCGGGACCGGCGCAGCCCGGCGCCGCGGCCGTGGTCGGCCGGCAGCGGATCACCGTGTCCACCCTGCAGGACAAGGTCAACGAGGTGCGGGCGGCGCAGGCCGCCTCCCCGCAGGCCGCCCAGCTGGTCGCGGCGGGCGGCAAGCTGTCGACCCAGACGCTGAGCATGCTGGTGCAGAACACCGTCATCGAGCGGGCCGCCGCCGACGCCGGGGTGACGGTCAGCGACGACGAGGTGCAGCAGCAGCACGCGGCCGCGCTGCAGCAGTTCGGCGGCAGCGAGCAGGCACTCGACGCGGCGCTGCTGCAGCAGTACGACATCGTCCCGGCCGGCGCCGACAGCTTCTTCCGAACGAACGCGCTGGTCGGCAAGCTGATCGTGAACCTGGGCTTCCAGCCGGGCAGCGACGGCGGGCAGGCCGCGATCGTGAACGCCATCGCCAAGACCGCGACCGGCCTGGGCGTGAAGATCAACCCGCGCTACGGCGCCTGGGACGCCAAGAAGGCGATCATCGGTGACGCCAGCGACCCGTGGGTGGTCACCAGGACCCCGGGCTCGGCCGCGCCGGCGGCGTGACGCCGTTGTCCGACCCGCGAGGTACGTTCAAGGGGTGAACGACCTCGACGACACCGCAGGCGCCCCCGGCCGGCTGATCCTGCTCACCACCAGCCATCGGGTGGCGCCCGGCCAGCTGTCCTGGCCCGCGTGGCAGACGCTGCGCGGCGCCGACCGGGTGCTGTGCGCGGACCCCGACCACCCGCAGTTGCCGTTCCTGCGGGAGGCGGGCGTGGCTGTCGAGGTGGCGGCGCCCACCGGCCGCGAGCTGGCCGAGGCGACGGCCGGCGGCCGCACGGTCGTCTATCTGCCCGCGGGCGGCGGAGAGGGCGACCGGGCCGTCACCGACGAGCTGGCCAGGCTCGGCGGCTCGGGCCGGGTCGCGATGCCCGACCTGGAGCTGCTGCCCGGTTCCTACGATCTGCCGGGCGCGCGGCTGCTCGACCTGGTGCAGGTGATGGACCGGATCAGGGCCGAGTGCCCGTGGAGCAGCCAGCGCACCCACGAGGAGCTGGCGAAGTACGGCATCGAGGAGATGTACGAGCTGGTCGAGGCGATCGAGGAGGGCGACCGGGACGCGGTGCGCGAGGAGCTGGGCGACGTGCTTCTCCAAGTGGTCTTCCACGCGGTGATCGCCGAGGACGACCCGGACGAGCCGTTCGGGATCGACGACGTGGCCGCCGGCCTGGTGGCCAAGCTGGTGCACCGGCACCCGCATGTCTTCGGCGACGAGATCGCCGAGACGCCCGAGCAGGTGCGGGCCAACTGGATACGGCTCAAGGGCGTCGAGAAGTCCCGCGAGTCGGTCACCGACGGCGTCCCGCCGGCGTCCCCCGCGCTGGCGCTCGCGGCCAAGCTCGCCGGCCGTGCCCGAGAGGCGGGCCTGCCGCTGCCGGCCACCCCGCCGGTCCCGCTCGACGGCGACGAGACCGCGCTCGGCGACCATCTGCTGGCCGAGGCCGCCGCGGCCCAGGCGGAGGGTATCGACCCGGAAGCGGCGCTGCGGCACGCCGCACGCCGCTACCGCGCGGCCATCCGCGCCGCGGAGGCCGAAGCGAGGGGCACGACGGCGGCCGGGGGCGGGACCGGGGCGGCCGGGCAGCACCCTCAGGAGCAGTAGCGCCGGTCACGTACGGTCGGGGGATGACCGAGCCCGCCGCGATGCCCGAGCTGTTCACCTGGGAGTTCGCCACCGACCCCTACCCGGCGTACGCCTGGCTGCGCGAGCACGCCCCGGTGCACCGCACGACGCTGCCCAGTGGCGTCGAGGCCTGGCTGGTGACCCGGTACGCCGACGCCCGGGAGGCGCTGGCGGACCCGCGGCTGAGCAAGAATCCGGTGCATCACGCGGAGTCGCCCGGCGCGCGCGGCAAGACCGGCATCCCGGGGGAGCGCAGCGCGGACCTGATGACGCATCTGCTCAACATCGATCCGCCCGACCACACCAGGCTGCGCCGCCTGGTGTCCAAGGCGTTCACCCCGCGCCGGGTGGCCGGCTTCGGCCCGCGGGTGCAGCAGCTGACGGACCGTTTCGTGGACGGCTTCGCGGCGCGTGGCGAGGCCGACCTGATCCACGACTTCGCCTTCCCGCTGCCCATTTACGCGATCTGCGACCTGCTCGGGGTGCCGGCCGAGGACCAGGACGACTTCAGGGACTGGGCCGGGATGATGATCCGGCACGGTGGCGGCCCGCGCGGCGGTGTGGCTCGTTCGGTCAAGCGGATGCGCGCGTATCTGGTCGAGCTGATCCACCGTAAGCGCGCGGAGCTGGCCGCCGGAGCGGGCGCGGGCGCGGACGGCGGCCCGCCCGACGACCTGATCTCCGGTCTGATCAGGGCCGGCGACCACGGCGAGCACCTGACGGAGAACGAGGCCGCCGCGATGGCCTTCATCCTGCTCTTCGCCGGGTTCGAGACGACGGTCAACCTCATCGGCAACGGCATGCACACCCTGCTGACGCACCCGGGCCCGCGCGCCGAGCTGCAGGCGTCCCTCGCCCGCGGCGAGAGCGCGCTGCTGGAGAGCGCGGTGGAGGAACTGCTGCGCCACGACGGCCCGGTGGAGCTGGCGACATGGCGTTACGCGACCACCGCGCTGACCCTCGGCGGCCGGCCGGTCGCGGCCGGCGACCCGGTCCTCGTGGTGCTTGCGGCCGCCGACCGCGATCCGGCGCGCTTCGCCGCGCCGGACACGGTCGACCTCGCGCGGGCCGACAACCCGCATCTGGGGTACGGCCACGGCATCCACTACTGCCTGGGCGCCCCGCTGGCCCGGCTGGAGGCCAGGACCGCACTGGCGACGCTGCTCACCCGGCTGCCGGACCTGCGGCTCGCCGCCGAGCCCGCCGACCTGCGCTGGCGCGGCGGCCTGATCATGCGTGGGCTGCGGGCGCTGCCGGTGGCCTTCACGCCCGAGGCGGCACAGCGGAACTGACCGCACGTCAGGGCCGTGACCCCGACGTGACGAGCGCTACATCGACTTGTGATCCCCGGGCCAACAACGCTACGTTCTGCGGTCAACGCGAGGCACGCACGGCTCGCGGGACGCGCCGGTCCTTACGGTGCGTGGCAGTTGCCGGTGACGGCGGGCCGCGCGGGCGCGTAAAGGCTGTGAGGAAAGGCGACCGCATGCTCTCGTCAGGGAACGGCAGGCACCGACGTCCCCGCCAGGCCCCAGCGGCCATGGTGACGGTCGCGGCGACCGGCGCAGGACTGGCGCTGCCCCTGCTGGGCGCGGGCGCGGGTGCCGCGCACGCCGCGGACGCGAGCACCTGGGACAAGGTCGCGGTCTGCGAGACCGGCGGCCTGTGGAGCGCCGACACGCACAACGGCTTCTACGGCGGCCTCGCCATCACCCAGGACACCTGGAGCCAGTACGGCGGCACGGCCTACGCCCCGCGGCCCGACCTGGCCTCCCGGTCGCAGCAGATAGCCGTGGCCGAGAAGATCCTGGCCGACCTCGGCCCCGACGCCTGGCCGGGCTGCGAGAAGGGCACAGGACTGCTCAAGGACACCGGCACGCCGGACGTGGACCCGGGCAGCACCGCCACCGCGACCCCGGCGCCGACCACCCCCGCCGACCCGGCCGACCCGGGAACCCCCGCGGACTCCGGCACGCCCACGACCACCCCCGCCGATCCGTCGGCGCCGGCCACGCCGGCCGATCCGGCTACGCCGACCACCACCGCGCCGCCGTCGGCAAGTACGCCCGCCCACCCCGGTACGGGCTCGGTGCCGCCCAGCGCGGTCGCCCACCCCGGAACGGCGCACGGCACCCCTCCGGCCGCTCCCGCCGACCCCGCGGCCCCCAGCGCGCCCACGGACGGGAGCGGGCGTCACGCCCGCCCGTACAGCCCCTCCGACGAGGCGCTGGCAGCGACCGACCGGGCGACCCGTACCGAATCCTCCGCGGTCACCGCGAACGTCGCGGATGCCAACGACACGGTCACCACCGGCAATACGGACACCGGCGCCGATACGGACCCGGGTACGTACAAGGTCGGCGCAGGCGACTCGCTGTCCGGGATCGCGTCCGGCCATGATGTGGCGGGCGGCTGGCACCGGCTCTACGACGTCAACCACCAGCTGATCGGCGACAATCCAAACCTCATCAAACCCGGACAGATTCTCAGCCTGGGGTGAACGCCGGCTGCCGGGAGGCCGAACAGCCGTGCCGGGCAAGCCCGGTGACAAAACGGACGTACGGTATTTCCGTGCCCTGCGGCGATGTGACAAGCCTCTCTCCGGAGCTGTGACCGGCTGCTCGCTCGCTGCTGAGCTCCGGCCGTCCGACCTGCGGGTTCTTCCACTCCCCGAATCCCGGACGGCAGTTGGCGCCCGAAACGCGAGTGTTTGTTCAACCGGGCCCCCTGTGCTTAACGTCTAAACGCTCGCCACAGCGGGCCCCGCCGGAGCGGAACGCCGAGTCCTGCCGCCGCCCCCACGGGAACAGTCGACGCGAAAGCGCCGCAGGCAGGAGCGGGGGACCCACGGTCTTCCGCCGGACCAGAGGCAGTACGCCGCGCAGCGCGGACAGCACGTCGCCGCTGCGTGAACGCCACCGGTCCGGCTCGGGGTGAAGCCGGGCATCCGCGTCCAACACCGCGGTGCCGGCCGGGCAACTCACGTCCGAACCCGACAGCTGACCTCGTAGGCGTCGGTGAGGAACACACACATGGGTAAGCACCGTCGCGCCTCGAAGATGGTCCGTTTCGCCACGTTCGCCGGAGTCGCCGGCACCGCCATCGCCATACCGCTGATCGGCGCCACGTCCTCGTCCGCCGCCTCGGTGGCCACCTGGGACGCCGTCGCCCAGTGCGAGTCCGGTGGCAACTGGTCGATCAACACCGGCAACGGCTACTACGGCGGCCTGCAGTTCTCGCAGTCCAGCTGGGAGGCGGCCGGCGGCCTGCAGTACGCGGCCCGCGCCGACCTGGCCACCAAGGACCAGCAGATCGCGGCCGCCGAGAAGCTGCTCGCCATCCAGGGCCCCGGCGCCTGGTCCTGCGCGTCGGCCGGCGGCCTGACCGCGGGCGGCCCGTCGCCCGACATCAACACCGGCGGCTCGTCGTCCTCGGCAAGCACCTCCACGCCTGCCAAGGCCACCACCCCGGCGAAGAAGGCCACCCCGGCGAAGAAGGCCACCCCGGCCAAGCACACCGCCACGGACTGGAAGCGGCACACCGCCCGCAAGGGCGACTACACCGTCGTCTCCGGCGACACCCTGTCGCGCATCGCCGCCAGCCACCACGTGGCGGGCGGCTGGCACAAGCTCTTCGAGCTCAACAAGGACAGCGTCAAGGACGCCGACCTGATCTACCCGGGCCAGCAGCTGTACCTCGGCTGACCGCCCGGCGGGAACCTCACCGACCGGCCGGTCACGCGGCCCGCCCTCGGGGGCGCCGCGTGCCCGGCCGGTTTTCCGTCTCAGGGGCCGGGCCGGGAACCGGCACGGGCACCCGGGGCGGTTAGGCTCGTCCCGGAAAAGACGAGAAGACATCATCTGAAGGAGACAACGTGCCGTCCATCGACGTCGTCGTAGCCCGGGAAATCCTCGACTCGCGAGGCAACCCCACCGTCGAGGTCGAGGTCGGCCTCGATGACGGCAGCACGGGCCGCGCCGCGGTGCCGTCCGGCGCATCCACCGGCGCATTCGAGGCCCTCGAACTCCGCGACGGCGACAAGAACCGCTACCAGGGCAAGGGCGTCGAGAAGGCCGTCCTCGCCGTGATCGAGCAGATCGGCCCGGAGCTGGTCGGCTACGACGCCACCGAGCAGCGGCTGATCGACCAGGCGATGTTCGACCTGGACGCCACTCCCGACAAGTCCTCGCTCGGCGCCAACGCCATCCTCGGCGTGTCGCTGGCGGTCGCGCACGCCGCCTCCGAGGCCTCCGACCTGCCGCTGTTCCGCTACCTCGGCGGCCCGAACGCCCATGTGCTGCCGGTCCCGATGATGAACATCCTCAACGGCGGGTCGCACGCGGACTCCAACGTCGACATCCAGGAGTTCATGATCGCGCCGATCGGCGCGGAGTCCTTCTCCGAGGCGCTGCGCTGGGGCGCCGAGGTCTACCACACCCTCAAGGGCGTGCTCAAGACCCGCGGCCTGTCCACGGGTCTGGGCGACGAGGGCGGTTTCGCGCCGAACCTCGGCTCCAACCGCGACGCCCTCGACCTGATCATCGAAGCGATCAAGCAGGCCGGCTACACCCCCGGCCAGGACATCGCGCTCGCCCTGGACGTGGCCGCCTCCGAGTTCTACAAGGACGGCACCTACGCGTTCGAGGGCAAGCAGCGCTCAGCCGCCGAGATGACCGAGTACTACGAGGAGCTGGTCGCCGCCTACCCGCTGGTCTCCATCGAGGACCCGCTGTTCGAGGACGACTGGGCCGGCTGGAAGGTGCTGACCGACCGCCTCGGCGCCAAGGTGCAGATCGTCGGCGACGACCTGTTCGTCACCAACCCGGAGCGCCTGCAGAAGGGCATCGACAACGCCACGGCCAACGCGCTGCTGGTGAAGGTCAACCAGATCGGCTCGCTGACCGAGACGCTGGACGCCGTCGAGCTGGCCCAGCGCAGCGGCTACAAGTGCATGATGTCGCACCGCTCCGGCGAGACCGAGGACGTCACGATCGCCGACCTGGCCGTCGCCACCAACTGCGGCCAGATCAAGACCGGCGCCCCGGCCCGCTCCGAGCGCGTCGCGAAGTACAACCAGCTGCTGCGTATCGAGGAGATCCTCGACGACGCCGCGGTCTACGCCGGCCGCAGCGCCTTCCCGCGCTTCAAGGACTGACACCGCACGGCCGTACGCGGTACGGCCGGCGCCGCACGGCAGGGCCGAGGCGGCCGGGGGAGCGCCCCCGCGCCGGTGCGTCCCCGCCCCCGGTTCCTCACCGCGGGCGGGGACGTACCGGCGTACGGACGGACGGGGCAGTATGTTCGGTCCCGCAGGACGTGCGTGCGTCCTGCCGGACGTACGAGGGGAGCGACGGCGTGGGGTCCGACCGGTTCTCCACCGCGGCCCGGCTCAAGGCCATCGGGCAGGAGGCGCACGCGCGGGTCTATCGTGCCGCCGCGGCCCGGCGCCCGGCCCGCCGCAACAAGCTCACCGGACGCGCGGCGCTGCTCGCGCTGGTGCTGTGCGCCCTGGTGATCGCCCTCGCCTATCCGATGCGGCAGTACATCGCGCAGCGTTCGGACATCGCCGACCAGCGCCGCGAGGCGCAGCAGGCGCACCAGAAGGTGGAGCAGCTGCGCGAGCAGAAGGCACGCTGGCAGGACCCGGAGTACGTCCGCACCCAGGCCCGCAAGCAGCTGCACTATGTGATGCCGGGTGAGAACGGCTACTCCGTGGCCAGTCCAGCGCCCACCGGCGACACGCAGGGCGCGGCGGGGGCGAAGCGCAAGAGCGCCGGCAGCCCCGGCGACGACGGCGGCCAGGCGGCCGCGGCCGCGCACCGGCCCTGGTACGCGAACCTGTGGGACGGCGTGGACCACGCCGACGCGGCGGCACCGCCACGGCAGTGAGCGACGGGCGGACGGAGCGCGCCGCACCGCCCCGCCGCCCGTGACCACCGCCCTGCCGACCGGGCACAGATCCAGAGACGGCCACCAGACACAGAACGGCACATGAACACCTCCCAGCAGAATCCCACCCCCGTCAGCCCGGCGGACGCCGCCGCCGTCCAGGCGCAGCTCGGCCGCCCGCCGCGGGGGCTGCGCGCGGTCGCGCACCGCTGCCCGTGCGGCAATCCCGACGTGGTCGAGACGCAGCCCCGGCTGGAGGACGGCACGCCCTTCCCGACGCTGTACTACCTGACGTGCCCGCGCGCCGCCTCGGCGATCGGCACGCTGGAGGCGGAGGGCGTGATGAAGACGATGACCGCGCGCCTGGCCGAGGACGCGGAGCTCGCGACCGCCTACCGGGCCGCCCACGAGGACTACATCGCGCGCCGGGACGCCGTCGAGGTGCTCGACGGCTTCCCCAGCGCGGGCGGCATGCCCGACCGGGTCAAGTGCCTGCACGTGCTGGTCGGCCACGCCCTGGCGGCGGGCCCCGGCGTCAACCCGCTGGGCGACGAGGCGCTGGCGATGCTGCCGGACTGGTGGGCCAAGGGGCCGTGCGTCCCGTTGCGGCAGGACGCAGAAGCAGCCGACGCAGCAGAAGCAGCCGAACCAGCCGGCGCCGCGGCCCCCCGGGACACCCGAAGCACCGGCAGCACCGGCACCGGCACCACCGGCACCGGATCGACCGAGGAGACCTCATGACGACCCGCGTCGCCGCCGTCGACTGCGGCACCAACTCGATCCGGCTGCTGGTCGCCGACGTGGACCCGGCGACCGGCACGCTGAAGGACCTGGACCGGCGGATGCGGATCGTCCGGCTCGGCCAGGGCGTGGACCGCACCGGACGGCTGGCGCCCGAGGCGCTGGAGCGCACCTTCGCCGCCTGCCGCGAATACGCCGAGGTGATCAGGGAGCACGGCGTCCCGGCGTCCCGCGTCCGCTTCGTCGCCACCTCCGCGTCGCGGGACGCGGAGAACCGTCACGACTTCGTGCGGGGCGTGGTGGACCTGCTGGGCGTGGAGCCCGAGGTGATCACGGGCGACCAGGAGGCGGCGCTGTCCTTCGCCGGGGCCACCCGTGAACTGGCCGGGCGCCAGGACCTGCTGACGCCGTATCTGGTGGTCGACATCGGCGGCGGGTCGACGGAGTTCGTGCTCGGCGCCGACGCGGTGACGGCGGCACGGTCGGTGGACATCGGCTGCGTCAGGTTGACGGAGCGTCACATCGTGCGGGACGGCGGGCCGGTCGACCCGCCGACGCCGGCGACCGTCGCCGCGATGACCGCCGACATCGACGCGGCGCTCGCCGAGGCGTCCCGCACCGTCCCCATGGACCGTGCCCGTACGCTCGTCGGCCTGGCCGGCTCGGTCACCACGGTCGCCGCGGTCGCGCTGGCACTGCCCGCCTACGACCCCGTGGCGATCCACCACGCCAGGATCAGCCTCGCCCAGGTCAGGACGGTCACCGGGCGGCTGCTCGCGGCCACCCACGCCGAGCGCGCGGCCATCCCGGTGATGCACGAGGGGCGGGTCGACGTGATCGGCGCGGGCGCCCTGGTGCTGCTGCGGATCATGGAGCACACCGGGGCCGACGAGGTCGTGGTGAGCGAGCACGACATCCTCGACGGCATCGCCTTCGCGGCCGCCGACGGGCCCGCGGAAAAAGCTTTGTGAAACTCTTCACATGAAGTTCCCGCCCAGCGGCCCAATTTTCCCAGGCGTGGGCCCGCCCAGCCCGCTGAATCCCTGGCGGCGGCGTGTTTCGGGGGTGTGACAGCTGTCCGCCCGGCCGCCGAACACCGCATGATCCGCGCTGATCAGCGCCCAGGACGGGGGTGCCGGGCGGGTCGCGGCGGTCACGGACC from Streptomyces sp. NBC_01198 includes these protein-coding regions:
- a CDS encoding SurA N-terminal domain-containing protein, which codes for MVRRRTAVSIAAAALLLASPALTACGSGPAQPGAAAVVGRQRITVSTLQDKVNEVRAAQAASPQAAQLVAAGGKLSTQTLSMLVQNTVIERAAADAGVTVSDDEVQQQHAAALQQFGGSEQALDAALLQQYDIVPAGADSFFRTNALVGKLIVNLGFQPGSDGGQAAIVNAIAKTATGLGVKINPRYGAWDAKKAIIGDASDPWVVTRTPGSAAPAA
- a CDS encoding nucleoside triphosphate pyrophosphohydrolase; its protein translation is MNDLDDTAGAPGRLILLTTSHRVAPGQLSWPAWQTLRGADRVLCADPDHPQLPFLREAGVAVEVAAPTGRELAEATAGGRTVVYLPAGGGEGDRAVTDELARLGGSGRVAMPDLELLPGSYDLPGARLLDLVQVMDRIRAECPWSSQRTHEELAKYGIEEMYELVEAIEEGDRDAVREELGDVLLQVVFHAVIAEDDPDEPFGIDDVAAGLVAKLVHRHPHVFGDEIAETPEQVRANWIRLKGVEKSRESVTDGVPPASPALALAAKLAGRAREAGLPLPATPPVPLDGDETALGDHLLAEAAAAQAEGIDPEAALRHAARRYRAAIRAAEAEARGTTAAGGGTGAAGQHPQEQ
- a CDS encoding cytochrome P450 family protein, encoding MTEPAAMPELFTWEFATDPYPAYAWLREHAPVHRTTLPSGVEAWLVTRYADAREALADPRLSKNPVHHAESPGARGKTGIPGERSADLMTHLLNIDPPDHTRLRRLVSKAFTPRRVAGFGPRVQQLTDRFVDGFAARGEADLIHDFAFPLPIYAICDLLGVPAEDQDDFRDWAGMMIRHGGGPRGGVARSVKRMRAYLVELIHRKRAELAAGAGAGADGGPPDDLISGLIRAGDHGEHLTENEAAAMAFILLFAGFETTVNLIGNGMHTLLTHPGPRAELQASLARGESALLESAVEELLRHDGPVELATWRYATTALTLGGRPVAAGDPVLVVLAAADRDPARFAAPDTVDLARADNPHLGYGHGIHYCLGAPLARLEARTALATLLTRLPDLRLAAEPADLRWRGGLIMRGLRALPVAFTPEAAQRN
- a CDS encoding transglycosylase family protein, producing MLSSGNGRHRRPRQAPAAMVTVAATGAGLALPLLGAGAGAAHAADASTWDKVAVCETGGLWSADTHNGFYGGLAITQDTWSQYGGTAYAPRPDLASRSQQIAVAEKILADLGPDAWPGCEKGTGLLKDTGTPDVDPGSTATATPAPTTPADPADPGTPADSGTPTTTPADPSAPATPADPATPTTTAPPSASTPAHPGTGSVPPSAVAHPGTAHGTPPAAPADPAAPSAPTDGSGRHARPYSPSDEALAATDRATRTESSAVTANVADANDTVTTGNTDTGADTDPGTYKVGAGDSLSGIASGHDVAGGWHRLYDVNHQLIGDNPNLIKPGQILSLG
- a CDS encoding transglycosylase family protein, producing the protein MGKHRRASKMVRFATFAGVAGTAIAIPLIGATSSSAASVATWDAVAQCESGGNWSINTGNGYYGGLQFSQSSWEAAGGLQYAARADLATKDQQIAAAEKLLAIQGPGAWSCASAGGLTAGGPSPDINTGGSSSSASTSTPAKATTPAKKATPAKKATPAKHTATDWKRHTARKGDYTVVSGDTLSRIAASHHVAGGWHKLFELNKDSVKDADLIYPGQQLYLG
- the eno gene encoding phosphopyruvate hydratase, which encodes MPSIDVVVAREILDSRGNPTVEVEVGLDDGSTGRAAVPSGASTGAFEALELRDGDKNRYQGKGVEKAVLAVIEQIGPELVGYDATEQRLIDQAMFDLDATPDKSSLGANAILGVSLAVAHAASEASDLPLFRYLGGPNAHVLPVPMMNILNGGSHADSNVDIQEFMIAPIGAESFSEALRWGAEVYHTLKGVLKTRGLSTGLGDEGGFAPNLGSNRDALDLIIEAIKQAGYTPGQDIALALDVAASEFYKDGTYAFEGKQRSAAEMTEYYEELVAAYPLVSIEDPLFEDDWAGWKVLTDRLGAKVQIVGDDLFVTNPERLQKGIDNATANALLVKVNQIGSLTETLDAVELAQRSGYKCMMSHRSGETEDVTIADLAVATNCGQIKTGAPARSERVAKYNQLLRIEEILDDAAVYAGRSAFPRFKD
- a CDS encoding FtsB family cell division protein gives rise to the protein MGSDRFSTAARLKAIGQEAHARVYRAAAARRPARRNKLTGRAALLALVLCALVIALAYPMRQYIAQRSDIADQRREAQQAHQKVEQLREQKARWQDPEYVRTQARKQLHYVMPGENGYSVASPAPTGDTQGAAGAKRKSAGSPGDDGGQAAAAAHRPWYANLWDGVDHADAAAPPRQ
- a CDS encoding DUF501 domain-containing protein, with protein sequence MQRRPPDTERHMNTSQQNPTPVSPADAAAVQAQLGRPPRGLRAVAHRCPCGNPDVVETQPRLEDGTPFPTLYYLTCPRAASAIGTLEAEGVMKTMTARLAEDAELATAYRAAHEDYIARRDAVEVLDGFPSAGGMPDRVKCLHVLVGHALAAGPGVNPLGDEALAMLPDWWAKGPCVPLRQDAEAADAAEAAEPAGAAAPRDTRSTGSTGTGTTGTGSTEETS
- a CDS encoding Ppx/GppA phosphatase family protein is translated as MTTRVAAVDCGTNSIRLLVADVDPATGTLKDLDRRMRIVRLGQGVDRTGRLAPEALERTFAACREYAEVIREHGVPASRVRFVATSASRDAENRHDFVRGVVDLLGVEPEVITGDQEAALSFAGATRELAGRQDLLTPYLVVDIGGGSTEFVLGADAVTAARSVDIGCVRLTERHIVRDGGPVDPPTPATVAAMTADIDAALAEASRTVPMDRARTLVGLAGSVTTVAAVALALPAYDPVAIHHARISLAQVRTVTGRLLAATHAERAAIPVMHEGRVDVIGAGALVLLRIMEHTGADEVVVSEHDILDGIAFAAADGPAEKAL